ATCCCAAAATTTCAAAGCAGCTTTCAGCGGTTGTAGCCAATGAGGATGGTGTGCATTTAAACGTTTTGGCGCTGGATACCAGTAGTGCGGAGGTCTCTATTCAGTGTGACATCGGGCAGCGCAATGTCATGACGCCAGGCGGCAGTTACGTGCGCGGCGGCAAGTTGGTTGAACTGTCCATCAGTTTGGAGCTGCCTGATGAAAACGGGCAAGTGTCGCCTATAGAGGCGC
This is a stretch of genomic DNA from Methylobacter sp. YRD-M1. It encodes these proteins:
- a CDS encoding PilZ domain-containing protein, with translation MRKKIYPKISKQLSAVVANEDGVHLNVLALDTSSAEVSIQCDIGQRNVMTPGGSYVRGGKLVELSISLELPDENGQVSPIEARCHIAYSRRISRDLCKIGMRYVDMGKNDYNRLIQFIEKTQASSSGFAY